The following coding sequences lie in one Flammeovirga agarivorans genomic window:
- a CDS encoding DmsC/YnfH family molybdoenzyme membrane anchor subunit, whose product MGNGWHEWPLMVFTVFGQCVVGGFIVLALALMTGKLSREQEQRVVGSMFGLWVLTGIGFIASTMHLGSPL is encoded by the coding sequence ATGGGAAACGGATGGCATGAATGGCCGCTGATGGTCTTTACGGTCTTCGGCCAGTGCGTCGTAGGCGGCTTTATTGTTCTGGCGCTGGCGCTGATGACAGGCAAGCTTTCCCGTGAGCAGGAGCAGCGCGTGGTGGGCAGCATGTTCGGCCTGTGGGTATTGACGGGGATCGGGTTTATTGCCTCGACGATGCACCTTGGCTCGCCGCTG